From Methanocella paludicola SANAE, a single genomic window includes:
- a CDS encoding CoB--CoM heterodisulfide reductase iron-sulfur subunit B family protein, with translation MNEQTTVQAIKAKAKYSHFLGCVMPTKMPWAESAIMKTLPRLGVDIEYLTKSTCCPRAGVWISVDKRVWLTLASYNLLQAEQAGRDVMVSCNGCYVTLYEANKVLNEDPKALEEVNHYLAAAGKHFDANIRVRHLLEVLYEDVGIDRIRREARKLPIKVAIHPGCHMRIFQDGHLVKYFTELNEALVDEVVPYGLERMCCGLQANLADREFATYDRAKRKFDAIKEQNVDALVLVCSGCYDQFERAIATLRKKDGYNFDVPVIHLAELLAISYGLKPDDFGMRYMRTAPVDKLIEKLEIKSK, from the coding sequence TAAAAGCTAAGGCGAAATACTCGCACTTCCTGGGCTGCGTCATGCCCACGAAGATGCCCTGGGCCGAGTCGGCCATCATGAAGACGCTGCCCCGGCTAGGCGTGGATATCGAGTACCTCACGAAGTCCACCTGCTGTCCCAGGGCGGGGGTCTGGATATCGGTCGATAAGCGTGTCTGGCTTACGCTCGCCTCCTACAATTTATTGCAGGCCGAGCAGGCTGGCCGTGACGTCATGGTCTCCTGTAACGGCTGCTACGTCACGCTTTATGAAGCTAATAAGGTCCTCAACGAGGACCCGAAGGCGCTGGAGGAGGTCAACCACTACCTCGCCGCCGCTGGTAAGCACTTCGACGCCAACATCCGAGTTCGCCACCTGCTCGAAGTCCTCTACGAGGACGTGGGGATCGATAGAATACGCAGGGAGGCACGGAAGCTGCCCATCAAGGTTGCCATCCACCCCGGGTGCCACATGCGCATCTTCCAGGACGGCCACCTGGTAAAGTACTTCACGGAGCTCAACGAGGCGCTCGTTGACGAGGTCGTGCCGTACGGCCTGGAGCGCATGTGCTGCGGCTTACAGGCGAACCTGGCGGACAGGGAGTTCGCCACCTACGACCGGGCGAAGCGGAAGTTCGATGCCATAAAAGAACAGAACGTGGACGCATTAGTCCTGGTCTGCTCGGGGTGCTACGACCAGTTCGAGCGGGCCATCGCGACATTGAGAAAGAAGGACGGGTACAACTTCGACGTGCCAGTCATCCACCTGGCGGAGCTACTGGCGATCTCGTACGGCCTTAAGCCGGACGATTTCGGCATGCGCTACATGCGGACGGCGCCGGTCGATAAGCTCATTGAAAAACTGGAGATCAAATCGAAATGA